In Phreatobacter stygius, a genomic segment contains:
- a CDS encoding helix-turn-helix transcriptional regulator — protein MSELSVELLLQTATVTIRDVVCRGECRHQSAEECAGATHLVFPYRGVYVRHVGRNDAVAEANQVLFFNAAESYRISHPVEGGDACLSVSIDEPLLRELAPKEQLREGTVLAFRRQRRRIDPRAQALVALLRHSLHRKVVETLEAETLALTLVRRSLGERTSHAASASFGLQKLVDRAKLVLSSDLARRWTLAEIAAEVGVSPVYLTQVFQQVEAMPLYRYQLRLRLARALHQLNQYDDLTALGLDLGFSSHSHFSSAFRQAYGRTPAEFQRSVHLR, from the coding sequence ATGTCGGAATTGTCAGTCGAGCTCCTGCTGCAGACAGCGACCGTCACGATCCGGGACGTCGTCTGCCGTGGCGAATGCCGCCACCAGAGCGCCGAAGAATGCGCCGGCGCCACCCATCTGGTGTTCCCTTATCGCGGCGTCTACGTGCGCCATGTCGGCCGCAACGACGCGGTGGCCGAAGCCAATCAGGTGCTGTTCTTCAACGCGGCCGAGAGCTATCGCATCAGCCATCCTGTCGAAGGCGGCGACGCTTGCCTGTCGGTCTCGATCGACGAGCCCCTGCTGCGTGAGCTGGCGCCGAAGGAACAATTGCGCGAGGGCACCGTCCTGGCGTTTCGCCGCCAGCGCCGGCGCATCGATCCGCGCGCGCAGGCGCTGGTCGCCCTGCTCAGGCACAGCTTGCACCGCAAGGTCGTCGAAACCCTGGAAGCGGAAACCCTGGCGCTGACGCTGGTGCGGCGCTCGCTCGGCGAGCGGACGTCGCATGCGGCGAGCGCCAGTTTCGGCCTGCAGAAACTCGTCGACCGCGCCAAGCTGGTGCTGTCATCCGATCTGGCGCGGCGCTGGACGCTGGCTGAGATCGCCGCGGAGGTCGGCGTCTCGCCGGTCTACCTCACGCAGGTGTTCCAGCAGGTCGAGGCCATGCCGCTCTACCGCTACCAGCTGCGCCTGCGGCTGGCACGGGCGCTGCACCAGCTCAATCAATATGACGACCTGACCGCGCTCGGGCTGGATCTCGGCTTTTCCAGCCACAGCCATTTCAGCTCCGCCTTCCGGCAAGCCTATGGCCGGACGCCGGCGGAATTCCAGCGCTCGGTCCATCTGCGCTGA
- a CDS encoding alpha/beta fold hydrolase, which yields MHSDRVAAPKRSIATPSGRISYAEAGVGPVALFVHGVLLNGHLWRHQLAELSDLRRCIALDLLAHGDTEITPGQDVSVTACATMVGEFLDALGIDQVDLIGNDSGGGIAQIFAALNPARVRSLTLTDCDAHDNWPPEAFKPFLAMAAAGGLPGALGGMLADKHVYRSAGGLGPAYQHPDEVSDEAIETYLRPLVRTAQRTDDFQRFLAAFDSKHTLAVATALRRLTAPTLIVWGTDDVYFDVKWSRWLAEAIPGTRRRVELDGARLFFPEERAAEFNRELRAHWLAKA from the coding sequence ATGCATTCCGATCGGGTTGCGGCACCAAAACGCAGCATCGCCACGCCTTCGGGCCGCATCAGCTACGCCGAAGCGGGCGTCGGTCCGGTCGCTTTGTTCGTGCATGGCGTGCTGCTCAACGGCCACCTGTGGCGGCATCAGCTGGCGGAACTTTCCGACCTGCGCCGCTGCATCGCGCTGGATCTGCTGGCGCATGGCGACACCGAGATCACGCCGGGCCAGGACGTGTCGGTGACCGCTTGCGCCACCATGGTGGGCGAGTTTCTCGACGCTCTCGGGATCGACCAGGTCGACCTCATTGGCAATGACAGCGGCGGCGGCATCGCGCAGATCTTCGCGGCGCTGAACCCGGCGCGCGTCCGCAGCCTGACGCTCACCGACTGCGACGCGCATGACAACTGGCCGCCGGAGGCGTTCAAGCCCTTCCTCGCCATGGCGGCGGCCGGTGGCCTGCCCGGCGCCCTCGGCGGCATGCTGGCGGACAAGCACGTCTACCGTTCGGCCGGGGGGCTGGGTCCGGCCTATCAACATCCCGATGAGGTGTCCGACGAGGCTATCGAAACCTATCTGCGACCGCTGGTCCGGACGGCGCAGCGCACCGACGACTTTCAACGCTTTCTGGCGGCGTTCGACAGCAAACACACGTTGGCCGTGGCAACGGCCCTGCGCAGGCTGACGGCGCCGACATTGATCGTCTGGGGCACGGACGACGTCTATTTCGACGTCAAATGGTCACGCTGGCTGGCCGAAGCGATCCCCGGCACACGCCGGCGCGTCGAACTCGACGGCGCAAGGCTGTTTTTCCCCGAGGAACGCGCGGCGGAGTTCAACCGGGAACTGCGCGCCCACTGGCTGGCCAAGGCGTAG
- a CDS encoding sigma 54-interacting transcriptional regulator, with product MNDLFLGVNRSFRTLPDLLDSVMRALTERAGLVSASVVLRQGGALDVRREGRTIVSEWTTRPRAAAPSAPPPRTRSVDDAVHAAEWFGVERPIPPPPAARAVHGKAGRILPLAYADTPIGELQLIGRTAGDAKGPPQPWLAGFARQLAFLIMRYEVEVWANRRLGASMRLVGMGRVLQDLETHLERAARTDLPVLLTGEFGTEKPQLAATIHYGSARRDQPFVEVNCAEPLGSPVEWFEKAAGGTVFLSGIDELPPALQRRLPLTMRSSLGQWLADAAAPDVRVIAASTADLRERVRDGRFSQALLAELDFLSIAAPPLRDRPEDMEALVAAAFERRGFSPADKRSDALLAACRAYAWPENLFELERVVARLAVMTDGRPIERDDILRHTPWIASAPPLRPRPQKATAFQEAPARPFEYAPSGGLDRWVHCALNKDTAELERLHDALRKALLYLGDHYAEPISLGQLARQAHVSQSHLSFLFRSALDTQFKTLLGRIRIHKAKEILATQMRRQITDVAMSVGFTDLSHFEKSFRRMVGQTPREFRRGRAGVDGAR from the coding sequence GTGAATGACCTGTTCCTCGGCGTCAACAGATCCTTTCGGACCTTGCCTGACCTGCTCGACAGCGTGATGCGCGCCCTCACCGAGCGCGCCGGCCTGGTCAGCGCGTCGGTGGTGCTACGCCAGGGCGGCGCGCTCGACGTGCGCCGCGAGGGCCGCACGATCGTCTCCGAATGGACCACCCGACCGCGGGCCGCCGCCCCGTCGGCGCCGCCGCCACGGACCCGATCGGTCGACGATGCCGTCCACGCGGCCGAATGGTTCGGCGTCGAGCGCCCCATCCCGCCCCCGCCCGCCGCGCGCGCGGTCCACGGCAAGGCCGGGCGTATCCTGCCGCTGGCCTATGCCGACACGCCGATCGGGGAATTGCAGCTGATCGGGCGCACCGCCGGCGACGCCAAGGGTCCGCCCCAACCCTGGCTGGCCGGCTTCGCGCGGCAGCTTGCCTTCCTGATCATGCGCTACGAAGTGGAGGTCTGGGCCAACCGGCGGCTCGGCGCCTCGATGCGGCTGGTCGGCATGGGCCGGGTGCTGCAGGACCTCGAGACCCACCTGGAGCGTGCCGCCCGCACCGACCTGCCGGTCCTGCTCACCGGCGAATTCGGCACCGAAAAGCCGCAACTGGCGGCAACGATCCACTATGGCAGCGCCCGGCGCGACCAGCCCTTCGTCGAGGTCAACTGCGCGGAGCCCCTCGGCTCGCCGGTCGAGTGGTTCGAAAAGGCGGCCGGCGGCACGGTGTTCCTCAGCGGGATCGACGAGTTGCCGCCGGCCTTGCAGAGACGCCTGCCCTTGACCATGCGTTCGTCGCTTGGCCAGTGGCTGGCCGATGCGGCGGCCCCCGACGTCCGGGTGATCGCCGCCAGCACCGCCGACCTGCGCGAGCGGGTGCGCGACGGCCGTTTCTCGCAGGCGCTGCTCGCCGAACTCGACTTCCTTTCGATCGCCGCGCCACCGCTGCGCGACCGGCCCGAGGACATGGAGGCGCTGGTGGCCGCGGCCTTCGAGCGGCGCGGCTTTTCCCCCGCCGACAAGCGCAGCGATGCGCTGCTGGCGGCCTGCCGCGCCTATGCCTGGCCGGAAAACCTGTTCGAGCTCGAACGGGTCGTGGCGCGACTGGCTGTCATGACCGACGGCCGGCCGATCGAACGCGACGACATCCTGCGCCATACCCCCTGGATCGCTTCGGCCCCGCCGCTGCGGCCGCGACCGCAGAAGGCCACCGCCTTCCAGGAGGCGCCGGCGCGGCCGTTCGAATACGCGCCGTCAGGCGGACTGGATCGCTGGGTGCATTGCGCGCTCAACAAGGACACGGCCGAGCTGGAGCGGCTGCACGACGCGCTGCGCAAGGCACTGCTCTATCTCGGCGACCACTACGCCGAACCGATTTCGCTGGGCCAGCTGGCGCGTCAGGCCCATGTCAGCCAGTCGCATCTGAGTTTCCTGTTCCGCAGCGCCCTGGACACCCAGTTCAAGACGCTGCTCGGCCGGATCCGAATCCACAAGGCCAAGGAGATCCTCGCCACCCAGATGCGCCGGCAGATCACCGACGTGGCGATGAGCGTCGGCTTCACCGATCTCAGCCATTTCGAGAAGAGCTTTCGGCGCATGGTCGGCCAGACCCCGCGCGAATTCCGCCGCGGCAGGGCCGGGGTGGATGGGGCGCGATGA
- a CDS encoding MFS transporter: MRRLPFYYGWIIVAVTFITMGIGVNARTSFSLFFSPIIDEFGWERGVTAGAFSFGFLVSAVLSPLMGKLMDRTGPRTVMEIGVVLMGAGLLLAPLTTQPWHLYVTIGVLVGSGSVCLGYSGQSLYLPNWFVKRRGLAVGLAFAGVGIGSITLLPWVQLVIDQAGWRSASTTMGIIVLVVLAPLNFLLRKRPEDMGLQPDGDGPASATAVAPPSNVVDPAWAAVDWTLARAVRTTRFWWLALGYFCGLYVWYAVQVHQTKYLVEIGFSSTLAAWALGLVSLIGIPGQIALGHFSDRVGREWVWTISTLGFAICFAILIALQYSPTLPLLYLMVFAQGFLGYGLTSIMGAVVAEIFQGRNFGTIFGTVMFVALGGGAAGPWLTGVLHDVFGNYTLAFLIGIGLSALSAAAIWMAAPRKVRAVAGQMPALAKAA, encoded by the coding sequence ATGCGCCGCCTGCCATTCTATTACGGCTGGATCATTGTCGCCGTAACCTTCATCACCATGGGCATCGGCGTGAATGCCCGCACGTCCTTCTCCTTGTTCTTTTCGCCGATCATCGATGAATTCGGCTGGGAGCGTGGCGTTACCGCCGGCGCCTTCTCGTTCGGCTTCCTGGTCTCGGCGGTCTTGAGCCCGCTGATGGGCAAGCTGATGGACCGCACCGGTCCGCGCACGGTGATGGAGATCGGCGTCGTCCTGATGGGGGCCGGCCTGCTGCTGGCGCCGCTGACCACGCAACCCTGGCACCTCTACGTCACCATTGGCGTCCTGGTCGGCAGCGGCAGCGTCTGCCTCGGATATTCCGGCCAGTCGCTCTATCTGCCCAACTGGTTCGTCAAGCGGCGCGGGCTGGCGGTCGGCCTCGCCTTCGCCGGCGTCGGCATCGGCTCGATCACCTTGCTGCCCTGGGTCCAGCTGGTGATCGACCAGGCCGGTTGGCGCTCGGCCAGTACAACCATGGGTATCATAGTACTCGTCGTGCTGGCGCCGCTCAATTTCCTGCTGCGCAAGCGCCCCGAAGACATGGGCCTCCAACCCGACGGCGATGGTCCGGCGAGCGCCACGGCGGTCGCGCCACCCTCGAACGTCGTCGATCCGGCCTGGGCCGCGGTCGACTGGACGCTCGCCCGCGCGGTCAGGACCACCAGGTTCTGGTGGCTGGCGCTCGGCTATTTCTGCGGCCTTTATGTCTGGTATGCGGTCCAGGTGCACCAGACCAAATATCTGGTCGAGATCGGCTTCTCCTCGACATTGGCGGCCTGGGCGCTGGGCCTGGTCAGCCTGATCGGCATACCCGGACAGATCGCGCTGGGGCATTTTTCCGACCGGGTCGGCCGGGAATGGGTCTGGACCATTTCGACGCTCGGATTTGCGATCTGCTTCGCCATCCTGATCGCCCTGCAATATAGCCCGACCTTGCCACTGCTCTATCTGATGGTCTTTGCCCAGGGTTTTCTCGGCTATGGCCTGACTTCGATCATGGGGGCGGTCGTCGCTGAAATCTTCCAGGGCCGGAATTTCGGCACGATCTTCGGCACCGTGATGTTTGTCGCGCTGGGCGGCGGCGCGGCCGGGCCCTGGCTCACCGGCGTGCTGCACGACGTCTTCGGCAATTATACGCTGGCCTTCCTGATCGGCATCGGATTGAGCGCGCTTTCAGCCGCGGCGATCTGGATGGCGGCCCCGCGCAAGGTTCGCGCCGTTGCCGGGCAAATGCCGGCGCTCGCGAAAGCGGCCTGA
- a CDS encoding AMP-binding protein, with protein MARASEIEGVPGAGRIGRVAIGDVLQRAARRFPDKVALADAGKHTTYRELDEMANRCANHFLSRGLRQGDKVSTILGNSTAFAAVLFGIHKAGLVWVPMNTMLPRDDMNYILTHAGVSLVVIDDDLYAQPARSAMLAELRLPLIINSLAGVAIDPDLPTLEQVLKGQSSEPPEVDIDERDLALIMYTSGTTSRPKGVMHSHLSVVMTAMSNAIEWGFDRNESATGALPMFHCGQQIMIVTLFVVGGKIALMRGFDPEVMLQTIEREGLTVVVGLPVMYGAMLDHPRRANYDLGSIRKCIYAMAPISQSLITRLVNEFCPTFYMLGGQTEIYPCTTSAQPDRQLARFGNYWGESALIDETAIMDEAGNVLPRGVAGEIVHRGPNVMLGYYKNPEATAETRQFGWHHTGDLGLMDEHGEVLFLDRKKDMIKTGGENVPSIKIEEALLAHSAVLLGVAIGLPHPYWGEAIAAVVKLKPGGEVDEKAMLDHCKRHLGSFQVPKVVLFVDELPMTSTGKIKKAELRMRFGDYFSKA; from the coding sequence ATGGCACGTGCAAGCGAAATCGAAGGCGTTCCGGGGGCCGGCCGGATCGGTCGCGTGGCAATCGGCGATGTGCTGCAGCGCGCCGCGCGACGATTTCCGGACAAGGTCGCGTTGGCCGACGCCGGCAAGCACACGACCTATCGCGAGCTCGACGAGATGGCCAATCGCTGCGCCAACCATTTTCTGTCGCGCGGCCTCAGGCAAGGCGACAAGGTCTCGACGATCCTCGGCAACTCGACGGCGTTTGCGGCTGTCCTGTTCGGCATCCACAAGGCCGGGCTCGTCTGGGTGCCGATGAACACCATGCTGCCGCGCGACGACATGAATTACATCCTGACCCATGCCGGGGTGTCGCTGGTCGTCATCGACGACGATCTCTACGCGCAGCCGGCGCGCAGCGCCATGCTGGCCGAACTTCGGCTCCCGCTCATCATCAACAGTCTCGCCGGCGTTGCCATCGACCCTGACTTGCCGACGCTGGAGCAGGTGCTGAAAGGCCAGTCGTCGGAGCCGCCGGAGGTCGACATCGACGAGCGCGATCTGGCTCTCATCATGTACACGAGCGGCACCACCTCGCGCCCGAAAGGCGTCATGCACAGCCATCTCTCTGTCGTCATGACGGCCATGAGCAACGCCATCGAATGGGGCTTTGACCGCAACGAATCCGCGACAGGCGCGTTGCCGATGTTTCACTGCGGTCAGCAGATCATGATCGTCACGCTCTTTGTGGTCGGCGGCAAGATCGCCTTGATGCGGGGTTTCGACCCGGAGGTGATGCTGCAAACCATCGAGCGCGAAGGTTTGACGGTCGTCGTCGGCCTGCCGGTCATGTACGGGGCGATGCTGGATCACCCCCGGCGCGCGAACTACGATCTCGGCAGCATCAGAAAATGCATCTACGCGATGGCGCCGATCTCGCAGTCGCTGATCACCCGGCTGGTCAACGAGTTCTGTCCGACCTTTTACATGCTCGGCGGCCAGACCGAGATCTACCCGTGCACGACCTCGGCCCAACCCGACCGTCAGCTCGCCCGTTTCGGCAATTATTGGGGCGAGTCGGCGCTGATCGACGAAACCGCCATCATGGACGAGGCCGGCAACGTCCTGCCGCGCGGCGTGGCCGGCGAAATCGTTCATCGCGGACCGAACGTCATGCTCGGCTATTACAAGAACCCTGAGGCGACAGCCGAAACCCGGCAGTTCGGCTGGCATCATACGGGCGACCTCGGGCTCATGGACGAGCATGGCGAGGTTCTGTTCCTCGACCGCAAGAAGGACATGATCAAGACCGGCGGCGAGAACGTGCCCTCGATCAAAATCGAGGAGGCGCTTCTGGCGCATTCGGCGGTTCTGCTCGGCGTGGCTATCGGCCTGCCGCATCCCTATTGGGGCGAGGCGATCGCGGCTGTCGTCAAGCTCAAGCCGGGCGGGGAGGTGGACGAGAAAGCCATGCTCGATCACTGCAAGCGGCATCTCGGCAGCTTCCAGGTTCCGAAGGTCGTGCTGTTCGTGGACGAACTGCCGATGACCAGCACCGGCAAGATCAAAAAGGCCGAACTGCGCATGCGTTTCGGCGACTATTTCAGCAAGGCGTGA
- a CDS encoding DUF1127 domain-containing protein, which produces MTMITATLASALFAAVAGARRLVDALTSWRQSRRDYRVLYEMDDRTLGDLGLTRSDLRDATAVDYFDDPTLILAARAIERSGRPVAASPAIAAGPSIKAEACTRTAVATGTAIPCN; this is translated from the coding sequence ATGACCATGATTACCGCCACCCTCGCCTCCGCCCTTTTCGCGGCGGTCGCCGGCGCGCGTCGTCTGGTCGACGCGCTCACGTCCTGGCGTCAGTCGCGGCGGGATTACCGGGTGCTCTACGAGATGGACGACAGGACGCTCGGCGATCTCGGGCTGACGCGGAGCGACCTGCGCGACGCGACGGCGGTCGACTATTTCGACGATCCGACCTTGATCCTCGCCGCCCGCGCCATCGAGCGCAGCGGTCGACCGGTCGCCGCAAGCCCGGCTATTGCCGCCGGCCCGTCGATCAAAGCCGAGGCCTGCACCAGGACCGCAGTCGCGACGGGCACCGCGATCCCTTGCAATTGA
- a CDS encoding TRASH domain-containing protein: MTAKTCAACDCELDANPIQVKIGGNTVEVCCEECAQALKEADGATGRQPGKE; the protein is encoded by the coding sequence ATGACCGCGAAAACCTGTGCGGCCTGCGACTGCGAACTCGATGCCAATCCTATTCAAGTGAAGATCGGCGGCAATACCGTGGAGGTCTGTTGCGAGGAATGCGCCCAGGCGCTGAAAGAAGCCGACGGCGCGACGGGCCGGCAACCCGGAAAGGAATGA
- a CDS encoding gamma-glutamyltransferase family protein, giving the protein MHGLRPTITSLHGMVAAAHPHAAQAGARMLADGGNAFDAAAATAAALNVVEPFMSSLAGEGLATMWVAAEKRVRVLDFVPKIPSAFPVDRFRERAELERGALPVGTPGNLAGWCELVRTYGRKPLSEIFAPAIALAEDGFGLAEFGVAEIVEQAPLLKAYPALYDNWAKAYLPAGDVAVGAVLRQPDLGATLRALATKGPGHLYGGELGARIVAHLASLGGAMTLADLADFKPVWREPLPARYRDLTVHVPPPPCEGFQFLLTLRILEGLDFKASAHNGVDHLDQVYRAIRLAAGLRIAHNNPPADKLAELLSDASIERLRARVRDGAPISGPTEQWMAQAAEDPAHTTSFSIADREGNMICITQSLGSPFGSGVVVPGTGLCLNNFLYWADVQPDSPNRSRPGGDLLMCMSPSISTRDGKPVLALGTPGSYGILQTQAQAFVHHVDFGLPLQEAIEAPRARLWDGRFVQTENRVAPEVVAGLAARGHEIEAFDEGWTMKVGGMQAVAVDPATGLFTGAADPRRDGYVATP; this is encoded by the coding sequence ATGCACGGACTGCGACCGACAATCACATCGCTTCACGGCATGGTGGCCGCGGCGCATCCTCACGCGGCCCAGGCCGGCGCGCGCATGCTGGCTGATGGCGGCAATGCCTTCGATGCGGCGGCGGCGACCGCGGCGGCGCTGAACGTCGTCGAACCCTTCATGTCCAGCCTCGCCGGGGAGGGACTGGCGACCATGTGGGTCGCGGCCGAAAAGCGCGTGCGCGTGCTGGATTTCGTGCCGAAGATCCCCTCGGCCTTTCCGGTCGACCGGTTTCGCGAACGCGCCGAGCTGGAGCGCGGCGCCCTGCCGGTCGGCACGCCGGGCAATCTCGCCGGCTGGTGCGAGCTCGTCCGGACCTATGGCCGCAAGCCGCTGTCGGAGATCTTCGCGCCGGCCATCGCGCTCGCCGAGGACGGTTTCGGCCTGGCCGAATTCGGCGTCGCCGAGATCGTCGAGCAGGCGCCGCTTCTGAAAGCCTATCCGGCGCTCTACGACAATTGGGCCAAGGCCTATCTGCCGGCCGGCGACGTGGCGGTCGGCGCGGTGCTGCGCCAGCCCGATCTCGGCGCCACCTTGCGCGCCCTGGCCACCAAGGGTCCGGGACATCTTTATGGCGGCGAGCTCGGCGCCCGCATCGTCGCACATCTGGCGAGCCTCGGCGGCGCGATGACGCTGGCCGACCTCGCCGATTTCAAGCCGGTCTGGCGCGAGCCGTTGCCGGCGCGCTACCGCGACCTGACGGTTCACGTGCCGCCGCCGCCCTGCGAAGGGTTCCAGTTCCTGCTGACCCTGCGCATCCTCGAAGGCCTCGATTTCAAGGCCTCGGCCCATAACGGCGTCGATCACCTCGACCAGGTCTATCGCGCCATCCGGCTCGCCGCCGGGCTGCGGATCGCCCACAACAATCCGCCGGCGGACAAGCTTGCCGAGCTCCTGTCGGATGCCTCGATCGAGCGGCTGCGCGCCCGGGTTCGCGACGGCGCGCCGATATCAGGGCCAACGGAGCAATGGATGGCGCAGGCGGCCGAGGACCCCGCCCACACCACCTCCTTCTCGATCGCCGACCGCGAAGGCAACATGATCTGCATCACCCAGAGCCTGGGCAGCCCCTTCGGCAGCGGCGTCGTGGTGCCAGGCACCGGCCTTTGCCTCAACAACTTCCTCTATTGGGCCGATGTCCAGCCGGATAGCCCGAACCGCTCGCGGCCGGGCGGCGACCTGCTCATGTGCATGTCGCCGTCGATCTCGACGCGCGACGGCAAGCCGGTCCTGGCGCTCGGTACGCCGGGCAGCTACGGCATCCTGCAGACCCAGGCGCAGGCCTTCGTCCACCATGTCGATTTCGGCCTGCCTCTGCAGGAGGCGATCGAGGCGCCGCGGGCGCGGCTCTGGGACGGCCGTTTCGTCCAGACCGAGAACCGGGTGGCGCCGGAGGTGGTCGCCGGCCTCGCGGCGCGCGGCCATGAGATCGAGGCTTTCGACGAAGGCTGGACCATGAAGGTCGGTGGCATGCAGGCGGTCGCGGTCGATCCCGCCACCGGTCTCTTCACCGGCGCCGCCGATCCGCGGCGCGACGGCTATGTCGCCACGCCTTGA
- a CDS encoding TorF family putative porin — protein sequence MRSEVLARRGRAGGRAAVIAAPVAVWLAIGGSARAQTADYSPVGSIGLGARGGPAAEAPIRAGPAPGRAAGPVEFSFRAGFASDYIYRGTTLSDRKPAFGAAFEAAFGLAYVGATITSVRMPSQPAAEVTVSGGLRPKLGSIAFDFSWNYFLYPNEKQVIEATHMNYWEVIARADTKIGDVLRVAAGFAYAPNVSNSGSWSKYAAFGMAVDLPGAMLPPDVTATLTGGAGYSWFGNQPAASGGYPFPSYLTWNAGVTFTHGRVNLDLRYYDTNLSRENCFVLTGDPNAARGGRIDPVTNPEGLASRWCSATVVAKLWFALN from the coding sequence TTGCGATCGGAGGTTCTGGCCAGGCGCGGTCGTGCCGGCGGGCGTGCGGCGGTAATCGCTGCGCCGGTCGCGGTGTGGCTCGCCATCGGCGGTTCGGCGCGCGCCCAGACGGCCGATTACAGTCCGGTCGGTTCCATCGGTCTCGGCGCCCGCGGAGGCCCCGCGGCCGAAGCACCGATCCGCGCGGGTCCCGCGCCGGGCCGCGCCGCAGGCCCGGTCGAGTTCAGTTTTCGTGCCGGCTTTGCCTCCGACTATATCTACCGGGGCACGACGCTCTCCGACCGAAAGCCGGCATTCGGTGCCGCCTTCGAAGCCGCCTTCGGCCTGGCCTATGTTGGCGCCACCATCACCAGCGTCAGGATGCCGAGCCAGCCCGCTGCCGAAGTCACGGTGAGCGGCGGCCTCCGTCCGAAATTGGGCTCTATCGCGTTCGACTTCAGCTGGAACTATTTTCTCTATCCCAATGAGAAGCAGGTTATCGAGGCGACCCACATGAATTATTGGGAAGTCATCGCGCGTGCCGACACCAAGATCGGCGATGTGCTGCGCGTCGCCGCCGGCTTCGCTTATGCGCCAAACGTCTCGAACAGCGGCTCCTGGAGCAAATATGCGGCCTTCGGCATGGCTGTCGACCTGCCGGGCGCCATGCTGCCGCCGGACGTCACGGCGACGCTGACCGGCGGCGCCGGCTATTCCTGGTTCGGCAATCAACCGGCCGCATCAGGCGGTTATCCGTTCCCGTCCTACCTCACTTGGAACGCCGGAGTGACGTTCACCCACGGGCGCGTCAACCTGGACCTGCGCTATTACGACACCAACCTGTCGAGGGAGAACTGCTTCGTCCTGACCGGCGACCCCAATGCCGCACGCGGCGGACGCATCGACCCGGTGACCAACCCTGAAGGTCTCGCCTCGCGCTGGTGCAGCGCGACCGTCGTCGCGAAATTGTGGTTCGCGCTGAACTGA
- a CDS encoding PLP-dependent cysteine synthase family protein: protein MMDLRRDILDCIGGTSLLPLRKVAPRNSARILLKLENENPTGSMKDRMALAMIAAAEADGRLAAGGSVVEYTGGSTGVSLSLVCAVKGYPLHIVTSDAFAQEKRDHMQILGARLEIVPSESGRMTATLTRDMIEAARVIAADTGGFWTDQMNNTDQVAAYHAMAEEIWVQTGGRIDGFVQSVGTAASLRGTGEALRRHDDRIRLVAVEPAESPVLSEGRTGAHKIDGIGAGYVVPLWRADIADQIEQVSTDEAAAMAMRLAREEGLFAGTSTGANVVAALRLAESLGPDATIVTVMCDTGMKYLSRR from the coding sequence ATGATGGATTTGCGGCGCGACATCCTCGACTGCATCGGCGGCACATCGCTGCTCCCCTTGCGCAAGGTCGCGCCTCGGAACAGCGCGCGCATCCTGCTGAAACTGGAAAACGAGAACCCGACGGGCAGCATGAAGGACCGCATGGCGCTTGCCATGATCGCAGCGGCCGAGGCCGACGGACGTCTCGCGGCGGGCGGTTCGGTTGTCGAATATACCGGCGGCAGCACCGGCGTTTCCCTGTCGCTCGTCTGCGCGGTCAAGGGATATCCGCTGCATATCGTGACATCGGACGCCTTCGCCCAGGAAAAGCGCGATCACATGCAAATTCTGGGGGCAAGGCTCGAGATCGTGCCGAGCGAAAGCGGCCGCATGACCGCGACGCTGACCCGCGACATGATCGAGGCGGCCCGGGTGATCGCCGCGGACACCGGCGGCTTCTGGACCGACCAGATGAACAACACCGACCAGGTCGCCGCCTATCATGCCATGGCCGAGGAAATCTGGGTTCAGACCGGCGGGCGGATCGACGGCTTTGTCCAGAGCGTCGGCACCGCGGCCTCGTTGCGCGGCACGGGAGAGGCCCTGCGCCGCCATGACGACCGGATCCGGCTGGTCGCCGTGGAGCCCGCGGAATCCCCGGTTCTGTCCGAAGGCCGGACCGGCGCCCATAAGATCGACGGCATCGGTGCCGGCTATGTCGTGCCGCTCTGGCGCGCCGATATCGCGGACCAGATCGAACAGGTTTCCACCGACGAAGCCGCGGCCATGGCCATGCGGCTCGCCCGCGAAGAAGGCCTGTTCGCCGGCACCTCCACCGGCGCCAATGTCGTCGCCGCCTTGCGGCTGGCCGAAAGCCTGGGGCCCGACGCGACCATCGTCACCGTCATGTGCGATACCGGCATGAAATATCTCAGCCGGCGCTAG